In candidate division KSB1 bacterium, the following are encoded in one genomic region:
- a CDS encoding T9SS type A sorting domain-containing protein, giving the protein MQSARNGPFNPRTEIHYQLPEATHVTLTVYNLLGQKIRSLIDEHQESGAYTVHWDGCDENGSAAASGVYLYAISAGEFRQVKKMVLVR; this is encoded by the coding sequence ATGCAATCTGCCCGCAATGGACCGTTTAACCCCAGAACCGAAATCCATTACCAGCTTCCGGAAGCAACTCATGTTACGTTAACCGTTTACAATCTGCTGGGCCAAAAGATTCGATCGCTGATTGATGAACACCAAGAATCTGGTGCTTATACCGTTCACTGGGATGGCTGCGATGAAAATGGCAGCGCTGCGGCCTCAGGCGTGTATTTGTATGCCATCAGCGCTGGTGAGTTTCGGCAGGTGAAAAAGATGGTATTGGTGCGGTGA